The genomic segment TTTGGACACTCTGATAAACATGTTTCTACAATTGCTTCTGATTTAGACAATTTAGAACACAattcttcataaacatgtttcagcatatgtttggatggtatcatcagagaggtattgaaaatgtcgcttacattttactacacggctttgtaaagatattccaattgattagagggttccgctggctcttcagctgcagaagttagttttataaaaactaacttctgtttttttcttcaaaaaaaacattaaacgtttacatctatggttcctgagttgaacttttttaaaacttcatttccatcatattgatggctgaaagcattataattgacgctcgaacttcttgtgcgatatatatgtatatatatatatatatatatatatatatatatatatatatatatatatatatatatatatatatatatatatagatttttcaaaccatgattcacaaattgaaccctcctatcctcatgataatctagattcacgtctttattttttttacagatattaataataaatcgtcgatgcatccattttctacaccgcagtgtaaaattataattctgtcctttattgggcggtaatgaattagaacactttttgtgattattcgtccaacttttttcacggtgtcatgaataccataccaggtttcatccaaataaacaatatttcgtttaaaaataaagtttaaaataatataaaatattatacctgCCTACCCAATTGTAAACCACTGGACGGTCGAAACGAAATTTATTGGGATAAACTACTTTATGGTTTCGGTTGCTCAGGCAAAAATTGTTATCTTACGCAAAGAATGCATCGATGATAACTTTATCTGAGCGACTGTACATATTTTACCAGGCTCATCTaaatgtaaatatcgatgagaatattaaaactttgtattattatacatcttagtcattgataattttgcagttaataactactcctggtagagtacttttattttattttttattgtctgcttttattacagataaatatatttttacacagtctcaccgaaatacgaggCGACTATACTGTAGGTAAACTGTGacaaaccaacgtggtggccatactttattttaaaatatatttcgtatttttgacattttatggtggtatatgaaacatgggtgatttgcaatatatttttttttgctccaattttctgtttttttttgcaatttatggtttttgacatattaaacaacaaatgaaactacaaattttgttttactttttttaagataaacaaaatacgtctatttataaaaatctcCCTAGACTTTTGCAttgtatatagatatatatatatatatatatatatatatatatatatatatatatatatatatatatacaagaattactgAAGAttatattagtgactgtcgatatataCAAAccacacagtttattagggttgcagtcagaaaattggccgggatgttaatgaaacactattttgactttttgtctagctttcgaattggttttattcctttttcaagacactgtaataagaaaaatatgtaaatatttataaacacaTTCTTCAGTGTAACTTACTAGTCGTTGGTAAAAGCATAGACACCCAACATTAATaccacacatataaaatataaaataatggacaaaatacattctaaaattctttacaatttaggtacagatagtaaaacttagtttgtcatcttttactggtgtgttttaactctgacacatagagaacaaaaagaaaaaaaccctatgattaagaagtaagtgtacttaatattatatttctttttaagaaatactagaggcccatcttaggtgattttaatttttaaaactgtcttaatggtatgcaaacATGTTATACATATAAGTGTAATATGTGtaggtacaggtagatattaattttattttggatgtttttccagtaagtaacaataaatgttgctcagtttatctatgtcttattttttattgatgcaagatgtactagattttatggaacacatttccaagaaaacacgttttgaatggttctcttcctttgccaaaatacagaaATCCTCAAAATTAcattcatgtttcaacgttattgcatgttctgtcaatgcacatgcatttatttttttggttttatatcgctacgatgtgagaccaccctactgtgaaaattaagagatgattctcctatatattttttgttacaattggtacacggtatagaatatacaacattcgatgactcctgtattgtgaaaggatcttttgtttttgtgtataacttcgataccgttttcacatttttggttgtaatttttaaaccactaacatttttgaagatgttcattagcttcggtgTCAGAACTAGaatgtagggtaggcaaccataagttattttagatggtatcactgatgtgttgtgtgtcaatgtcaattgtcggacctcattgttatgaaaattttggttgtcagaaaaatgcgaaggaaaaggagaaccgaaaataagtttatttaacagccctataggaTAGGTGTTCTCTTGTATCCCTGTATCTTGTATAGCCCTATGTAttatgagtatcaatgccatattccagtgttttttgtataatttgtttcagggttgcaatctaatGAATCGTCGATTTATCACCTTTGCaatcagcctggtattttcctattacccgttttgcatatggtgccatacggtgacatagtactctggaaaatattgtatacggtgcatttagaagcgtaattcctctgtggttggagcattcaaaaatatctccctttttgtgtatgatgcaaagtattccaatattccaatcattggtgaggaatttcttatttatttaacacttttataaaagCTCACTTCATTTGTGAatgaaagctgcactcttcacctttaaaacgcactttgatttttgtcgataggacactctgatcaaaagatatcaaatttttaccgtcgagttgatacaaatttgatTCATTCTGCACAAAAAattctaataaacatttttgttcaaaattatcttagctatattttttatttaaaacattttttctactgGGTACAGATTCTGGGTAAATCAATCAATACAATGGTTTTAGAGGGAAGCCGGGTGTAGcggtggtaaacttttttgcatcttttttgtggAGTCCCAAAATTGAAATTCTCAGCGAAATTCAGCTTGCTCGTATTATTTTTAGGGGTCGaatctctgatgactggactacTTTCGTATGTGTGGACTTTAGTCTTTGTTTATAAAGGAAAATTAACCAATTTGACAGTATCTCATATCATATTTTTCATTAAGTCTTCCCTGAAATTATCAGATATCTGTAATAAAGTTTCCCGTGAAATGAACATTTTTTATTTCCCAATTGGGTTTCTTAGGTGCAAATCAAATGAAGTTCCAgtaaaaaacttaataaaaaataatgaataaacGTTTAATTTGAAAAAGCGGTCAAAATTTcgctgctttctttcttatgagAATCCTCCGAGGGTAAAACGTTGTGGGCGAAGTATTATATGGGCgcagtaaagttataaataaaattattattctccaTATTTAGTCGGTCGTAGTAGCTTTGTGATTTATTTGGGAAAATGACACATGGGTAGACAAAAGGattaagaaaaaaatagaatataataattgtatatatttgCTTTCGAGGTATATCAACAAAGTAAACCAATGCTTAATTATAAAAGTTAACActttatacatttaaaaaaatccttAATTAATTGACTAACTCGAGAAAATAGAAAATTGACTATTTTTCTACAAAATTGAATGTTAGATTCAAAtgttatacaaaaatataaattatcaAGTCGATTCAATTTTGATATGCTAATGGTggttaaaactaaaaaataaaacaaagctCGTAGTTGCGTAAATATGCCGACTACGATTTAGTAATTTTTGGTCATTATaaactaaaatcaaaaaaattataattaaaattataatcgaactaaaattactgttaaaaattAAATCCGAAAttgaaaattgtagaaaaaagtcaattatatatacaaaatctAGTTTGGTATTATCTATAATAAAATCACAGACACTAATTTTAAATCTGGCCTTTATATTTACAATCTTATCATTAACACCTATCCTTTGATACATGAAAAAACACGTAAATAACATTTACAATAATCCTAAGCAAATTAGACGAGAATGTTTCCAAACAATACAACAAGCAAGACCGTTATGACACGCGATGATTTTGACAGGTGACAGTTTTGACAGGTGACAGTTTTGACATGTGTTTACGAGAAACTGTTCTTCTAACCtacaaattaaaacaaaactatttttttagTTATATGCAAGATGACTCAAAAGTGGATCTATATAATATGAAAACACAAGAAAACAAACTGATGCAAAAAACCAAAATCGCCAAAGACGACAGCAATAGAAACACAAGACAAATAGCCAGTTGCATAAACGCCCATCAAATACCAATTTTGTGATAACAATGCGATTGACTTCTAAGTTGTGATTAAGTTGTGCAAAATGTTTGTAATTTAAAGTTCACATCGTTGCTTGTCTCATTACGTAACTTAGCTGGTTTGTTTTTTCTTTAACTGAAAAAAGGTTGTACATAtatgttaaaaaattaataatggcTTTACATTTGATATCATCGACTTAAAGTTAAGTTAAAGTAAAGTTTATCCGAAAGAGTAAGAATATCACAATGAAGAGTAAAATGTTGCGcgattttcaataaaaatgatGTCACCTAGAACCGTACTGTAGGTTATTATCATAGGAAGCAATATACTtctagtttttaatatattttcattgCGTATGTATGCAAGGTaatgtaattttaatattttaataattattattcatttatttatttattaaggaTTGGGTATATATGCAAGGTaatgtaattttaatattttaataactatttatttatttatttattaagggCTATTTTGAAAAATACAGTTGCCACATCTGGTTTACACATTTTCCCATTTTATAAGTGATTCTTACATCTTTCGTAAAATTgcagtatttaatttttattcagtGAGAAAGACATTTTGAAACTCAGGCAACACTGCAATTAATAACTGTAAGATAAaattgcaataaatagtgaatgcattcaaatgggactggacatcaacacagataagaccaaatttatgatagtatcaaggagtccaataaataatgaacaactaactcttggtggacagcaaatagagagagtgacaaaatataaatatctgggagcttacatcaacacagaattagatccagaccaagagatccgggtacgaatagaaatggcaagggcagcgttcttaaaattcaaacaattatgttcaaatgtaaatatatttCTGCTCTATCGGTTATAGGCGTAAAAAAAGAACATCAAAATCAAAACTCGTCCGATTGTTTCAACAAAGAAGATGACACTACTAAATTACTTAGAATATCCATATCCTTCTTGAAATTCTGTCTCCTCTGCAACCCTCCAATACAAAAATCTTCACCTACCTCGCGCCAATCGCCAGCACAATACACCTCTATCCTTTGAATGAAAGCGGTATCTCGGTAGGATGTATTATTCATACACAAAGAATGTTGGAAAATTGTTGGATTTTTGAATACCTTAACGCGATGCTGAGAGCCAAATCCTCAAGAAACCCACAGAAATAAAGCTCATTTCTCTGTAGACAAAAGGAGTTGTCATCAAGTTGAAATGTTTGTAAATCGGGTTGTGATAAATGACAGCATTTTTGAGTTCAAGAAACATCGTCACTTAACTGAATTCTGTTCGTTAAAAGAGTTGCAAAGACAGAATATCATTATAGTAGAACTACCATGACCAAAcatcattttataatattttatgatATTAGTAAATAATatcttaaaaatttcaaaaataatgtagaaaataaaaacttaataatgtttttaatcttaattttgagactttgaaaatcctaaacatatgaaatttcaaatatttagaataacgccAAATGTTTTAAGTGTTCAAAATTCCTTCAACCGAAAATTAGTATTTGATGGTGTTATTATCAAGCGTTTTTAATTAGCTGATAGAAcagtaatttacaaaataaaataaaaaatataaatagtgcTCCCGCTTTTTGTCACCTTCAATATTACGCCAACATATCTGCGCGATGTTAGAACCACATACAGtaaatttgataaaaaccattatacCATTAAAAACGATAAAGAATGGAAAAAAGTTCAATTTTGTATCATTCATTGTTTAGTGATAGGTAATTTTTAGAGAATCATCAACTAATTTAAGGTCTGTGAAAAAATTTAGCAACTTATATTTCTTCAAATAAGTAGCGAACTGAACAGATTTTAGTTTAACAACTGTCGAACATATTTTACTGTTCAAATATCTAGGAATTAACATGTACAGAggacacaaaatatttaataacccTATGAACAAATAATCATCTAAAAATATCTCTTATCATCCAGAAACTAATTTCTCTACTTCATTTTATAGAGAGCCGTGTCTTATGCTTTAGAAGGTATGCGTGCCTATCCTTTCTCTTTCTTTCTGGAAGATACGagttatttttaactattttagcggTTGCTATATAGTTTCTGAGTCACATGGTGTCTATTTTCTGGCATCCGAAGTCGATGACGCTACGTAGAGTGTCTTACATTTTTGTAAAATGGGAATGAGAGGGACAATATCAAACCAAATCCTTTCCTCACGGGTTGAAAATTCACTCTAGTTACCAGGTCCCATCAGTTAAGAAGAATACCCCCATCAAAGAGGGTATAAAGGACGAAAACAAAATCACTAATACCAAGAGGTCTTCACAACTTTCTGTTTAACTCCGTTGAAGCAAAATTCGAGTGCTGCAGTGGCTTTACCTTCAAATGATCTTAAAGGAGTCAGATCGATAAAGAAGGTACCACAAGAACCAACAAACTTTAACGAAGAGCTAACcataattaaaaatagaataccaGCTGAATGGATAAATCCTGGTTTCCCTACAGAAATAACTGAGCGATCCAGACCATATCTCTATGACCAAAGACCTGATCTGGTAGAAAGTGACTGTATCCATGTTAAGTTGGATAACTATTACTTAATGCCGCATTCTGTTTGACAAAAATCGTCTAAAAAAAATGTCTAGAAAGCTGGATTGTGAATGTCACACAAAAGTAAAATGTGGTATCAAAGTACTCCGCACACTCAGGTAAAGAGAACACAGCGATCCAGCGCAAGGCGCATAGACAATGTAATCCAGAAAAACCTAAGGTATGATCGACATTGAAGAATAGTATAACTCTAGATTAGAAGAAGACGCAGGACACTAGTGAATGTTGAAATTGAAATAATTGGCCTAACTAGATTCCAGAGGCTGCTGGTTTAGAGGCGAGACACGAAAACCGTGCCAAACAATTAGGTTTTATCTTTACCTTTTAGAATGCTCTTCGTAAAGAGCGTACTATCCGAGAAGTTCGAGAGTTCCTGACCATCTCTTGCAAAATAGTAACTTTTGGTAATGGTATCTGATTAAGAGGAAGATAGTCatttagatatagatagatagaaattTCTTGGAATAAAGGTTACCGTGTTGGATACCATTTAATGATACACATTGACCTTTTTTACCTATTAAACGTTATAACGGGTTTTATCAAATTCACAGTTTAAACTCATCTCTCCACCATATCGATTCTCATGTACAACTCAAAACTTTACTGTTTTTTCAACTTGTTATTATCGTGAGGCATTTGGAAAGGATACGGTATCCGGCCATGGGCCATTAATTCGGCATACAATTTGAGCTGCTCGGGGGTGGGCATGGGCAAAATCGGTGCAGAGTTTAAGTTGTTACTCGAATATAAATTCTGCATAGCGGCAGTGTAGTACATCGTGGGATCCATGAACGGTAAATAAGGGGGTAGACCTTTACTAGCTTGCTCGTACAGTTGCGTTAAATACGGTGGAAATGTTGGCACTGTAGGATTTGAAAACTGTTTTAAATTCTGTTGAGACTGTCGACTTGTCGCGGGTTTAGCCGATTCCTGTTTCATTAGTAAATTCAAGTCCATATGTGACCTCTGATGCAGATGAGAACCGTTTGATTTGAACTTACCATTTTCATCGCCTTTTGTCAGTTTTGAAGAAGAGTAATAATTGGTGGATACTCGTTTTTGAGGTGAAGCTTGGGACGTGGAAAAGGGTGGATAGTTGTACATTTTCTGTAAGTTATTCGGATGTGTTTTATTATTAGGACCAACTAAAGTGATTTCCAAGTTGGGACCTAACCTTCTTCCGTCCATAATGGAATTCGTTTTGTATAAGTTTTTAGTTACGCTTTCTCTATTGTATGGAGAACTGGATGACGTCTGAGGAACTCGCATTATTTCAACTATGGGCTTTTGTGGACTATTTACGGACAAATCAACTGGATCTCCACCCGTGTGTCTAGAAACGGTATCTACGAATTTCGGAGCGTGAACAATGGGACTTAAAATATCTTTAGGATTTCCATAAACAGTTTTCTCAGAATAGGAATAAATGGATCTTGATTGGACTACTTTTGGAGGTGAAGCACCGTTAACAAAACTAAAACTAGATCCGGTAGGCTTTTTCGTCGGAGTAGTTGGTATCTGGCTTATATTTAATGTTGGAGGAACTGAAATATGAGTTCTTTTTAAAGGAACACTGGTCGGAGGGGGCATAGTTTCAGATTTAATCGATTTGGGTATAAGCTGGATAGGAGGTGGTTGTATGACAGATGGTCTTCCATCTTTTTGTACAGCAGGTCTAACTGGCGTGACCTCTAAACCGCCTTCCTTTAGAATATCTAGTTTTCGCTTCTTGATTTCATGAATAAAGTTGTTTCTGTAACTTTCACTTTCGGCTCGACTACTTTCCGAAACTCTAGGTCTACACGGGACTTCTATAATCTCCACATTGTTTTCTGTAGATTTTATAATTGGAATATTCTCTTTGCCTTCTACGGGAGACATGATCTCGTTGACTGGTACTTTTATAGCTACTGGTGTGGCAGCTGAGGTAAGTGGTTCCGTTTTAATAGGTATTACCTCAACTTTTACGTTATTATTATCTGGTTCTTGTGGAACTGGATCATTTTCAAGCTTCACTACAGGACATTCTTCTAATTTCACAGGACTGGATTCGGCTTGCAAGTTGGTCTCTATTTTTACTGAAATTGTAACCggtatatttttgttttcaattttaatttcGGCGTTTTCATTTTGTGTTTCACTTTTAACTGTAGCATACTCTATTTTTACTGGATGGGATTGAGTTATCACTGTTGACAGCTCAGTTTTTACTGTCATACTTTCTGTTTTAATAACAAGTTTTTCTATTTTTGCTTTGCTGTCATTTGTCTCTTCCGTCTTTATCGGTGCCTGCCATTTTTCATTGTTGTTGTTATTGTTATTGGTGTTATCTTTTTCACTTTGCAGTTGTTTATCTTTTTGTCTATCAGGTTTCACTCGAATGCTTCGCAACGAAGATGTCTTTCCTTCCGTTTTAATATTatcctaaaaaaaaaatagtaaaatattagaatattgtttattattataaaaaagtattacaaaaatttcaagaaaaaatgTGCTGCATATTGCATATAACACGCCTCACTAGTATTACAATCACTCTATTCGTTTTCTCGTTAACATTattctaaaattaaatattaggtTTATATGGGACTACGCGACAACTGATtgcaatgaaaattacattttatagttGGTATTTGATAGTGATATTGTATTATAACCGAGTTGTTAGGCGATTAGAATGGACGGTTGACTTAATTGGCTTCGATCTTGTAGGCATATAACAATGCTTGTAGTTAATAATTCAGAGAGTGATGTTTGTACCCTTAggatgatatcaaattctgattgttAGTAGTTGCAcaatacttattttaaacttaataatGATTTTTACAAACAAGATTTTGGGTTAGCCATCCTCATCCTTATATCCATTATTACCAGATATTTTCAAGGAGGTACGGTTGATAAATGTAGATGATATGTTCATTTAAATGCTCCATTTAAATTTGCGGACCAGAAGCATTGAATAAATTTCTGATGTACAGATGTAAgccagggagattccctgagtcctctgttgttcaacctgattatggataaaataataaaaaagtaagaactaaaaaatgataccaaatgggagaaaaacaacttaaaataatctgttatgcagacgacgcaatactactctctcaaagtgaagatgatttacaacgtatgctgcaccaatttaatataatcgccagaaaatttactaagatgtaaattggagccggaaggtcagataatagaacaagtgatagagtttaaatatctaggcttcacattatctagctacggaaagctcgaaactgaagtggaagatcaagtgaatacagcaaacagagccgcaggttgcctaaatgaaacaatatggagaaataaaaatatctgaaaaacctgacagagagaggacaaaaaggatgtcaGAAACagcagagaggacaaaaaggatgttagaaatagcagagatgaaaacacttagaaaaattgatggtaagacactatgggacagagctagaagtaccgTTATACGACGTAGAattaaggtggagaacatcacaaactgggtaagaaatggaagagtagaatggaacgattatataagccgaataacaacaaatatagtagtaaagacggcaagaaacggttcccaaataggaagacgatcagtaggaaaaccacgaaaacgatggaacaacctactggaggcacattgaaaaacagagagtcatgtctatataaaaagaaaaagaagctttCAGCTAACTATCGTGACCGACAAAGTTGGGCCCGATGGttggtgtgtgtgtatgtgtgtaggCTTGTTGACCGACAAAAATAGTTTTTACTTCCCGACTCGGCAAGTTGTCGGTCGGGATTTTTTTCTCGAAATCGGTCGGCCCGACCGTCGGGTACAACTATTTTTGTCGGTCAACAAGTTTACACACACTAACCGTCGTTCCCAACGTTGTCGGTCATGACAGTTGGGTGGTCTTGTCGGGACGTATGTAAAGGGTTTTAAAATGATCGAAACCGACATGTTGGCTACAATATGCTGTACGATACATTTGTTATTTGGCTCTAGGACACAAATGCTtaacaaataatttctttttaaacaatattaatgGTATATATTATAGTCTTAAGTTTACAATAGAGCTGCAGACGGGTTATTATTACTGTTGGTAAACATCCTGATTCAAAAAATCGATCCCAAGGATTTTTTTACTCTATCTACCGAAAACACCCATATCAACCGCTATTTAGATTCACAGAACTTACTTCTTAAAACTCAATATCTCCACCTAAAGAACTAGATACTGACCATACAAAGCTTTTCTTCGTTATAATAAAGGCTTTTCACcgataaaataagtaaaattctCAAATCAAAAGGATTAAAAACAATCTTTACTCCTTACCAAACACTTTCTCTTGTCTGATCCAAGATAATATTTCAAACGAACAACatcgagtttttaaaattttttgtaacggCTGCCCAAGACCTGACACTTGTCAAACCAAATAAAGAATTTCAAATAGAATCTACTTCATTTGAGTATGCAGTTCACACTTCATTTCTGCCCTAACCCAGCATAATCTCCAAAGGCTTCTTAAAATATACTA from the Diabrotica undecimpunctata isolate CICGRU chromosome 1, icDiaUnde3, whole genome shotgun sequence genome contains:
- the LOC140432291 gene encoding uncharacterized protein, coding for MGNSDIQFVGGPVGHHGAYTFYKAFKYNKNGVWRIVTLSEFFFVKMWRDSDLLCIGELQLLWTDKNSEQVLSSLRLYFLPENTPEGRLDHGEDEVLAISEKVVIRLEDLITLITVEAEWTWGRLAKCEQDLKRVEQDLKRVDENIDENNIPAKKPAGLSFTIHNNGLDYSDVEAERKNIENSKTLRDPHVVILSFPKYCRFRAMMKRLEGVEDIYLKYKIVNALGGFYVVHPNTRVLFCRDTFDYPELEGHELLCNHLAPKLKGRPRGRRKKRSVSPGSESNESESSLTTSTKVESKNTVPPESTANPIRRSTRCHENNENREFVRKLGAFMKSNRTPIGRIPSLGYKELNLHEFFTRVQKLGGYDCVTTNRLWKSIFDEMSGHQNSTSAATVIRRHYERFLLPYERHIHGEEYKPLPVSERRRLKYKRGSGSLSDADSSSDSSSVPSTSRKPSVSEQVTENKDNIKTEGKTSSLRSIRVKPDRQKDKQLQSEKDNTNNNNNNNEKWQAPIKTEETNDSKAKIEKLVIKTESMTVKTELSTVITQSHPVKIEYATVKSETQNENAEIKIENKNIPVTISVKIETNLQAESSPVKLEECPVVKLENDPVPQEPDNNNVKVEVIPIKTEPLTSAATPVAIKVPVNEIMSPVEGKENIPIIKSTENNVEIIEVPCRPRVSESSRAESESYRNNFIHEIKKRKLDILKEGGLEVTPVRPAVQKDGRPSVIQPPPIQLIPKSIKSETMPPPTSVPLKRTHISVPPTLNISQIPTTPTKKPTGSSFSFVNGASPPKVVQSRSIYSYSEKTVYGNPKDILSPIVHAPKFVDTVSRHTGGDPVDLSVNSPQKPIVEIMRVPQTSSSSPYNRESVTKNLYKTNSIMDGRRLGPNLEITLVGPNNKTHPNNLQKMYNYPPFSTSQASPQKRVSTNYYSSSKLTKGDENGKFKSNGSHLHQRSHMDLNLLMKQESAKPATSRQSQQNLKQFSNPTVPTFPPYLTQLYEQASKGLPPYLPFMDPTMYYTAAMQNLYSSNNLNSAPILPMPTPEQLKLYAELMAHGRIPYPFQMPHDNNKLKKQ